A portion of the Streptomyces sp. NBC_01335 genome contains these proteins:
- a CDS encoding phage terminase small subunit — MPGPVPNREADLARPRERKGGGAQTVTRGLARPAKVPNADRSWHPIAKRLWDSLKESGQADFYQQSDWALAYSLCEDLSFYKSSGKRSGQMLQTIYSAFERLLVAEGDRRRVRIELHEPQPEVQSAAVLAIADYKKDLGLDA; from the coding sequence GTGCCCGGCCCCGTGCCCAACCGTGAAGCCGACTTGGCTCGCCCCCGCGAGCGCAAGGGCGGAGGTGCGCAGACCGTTACGCGCGGCCTGGCCCGCCCCGCGAAGGTGCCGAATGCCGACCGGAGCTGGCATCCGATCGCGAAGCGCCTGTGGGACTCCCTGAAGGAGTCCGGTCAGGCCGACTTCTACCAGCAGTCTGACTGGGCCCTGGCCTACTCGTTGTGCGAAGACCTGAGCTTCTACAAGTCATCAGGGAAGCGGTCGGGCCAGATGCTTCAGACGATCTACTCCGCATTCGAGCGGCTGCTTGTCGCCGAGGGCGACCGACGCCGTGTGCGCATCGAACTGCACGAGCCTCAGCCCGAGGTGCAGTCCGCGGCAGTCCTCGCCATCGCCGACTACAAGAAGGATCTCGGCCTCGACGCCTGA